In Citrus sinensis cultivar Valencia sweet orange chromosome 4, DVS_A1.0, whole genome shotgun sequence, one DNA window encodes the following:
- the LOC102627296 gene encoding uncharacterized protein LOC102627296, with translation MELLCTTTTATAAGDLWARGIGGGFSHESEHDLALMVSDFLENGSAGTDSLCSSDSDSGFSDLAHLADKISFYKRSVPQYEMDLTLVVHSLILSIKETDLHAVKSDQCNASCIRFVLVKLLRLSGYDAAVCSTRWQGSGKVPGGDHEYIDVVNYNTAGSSERLIIDIDFRSYFEIARAVDSYDRILKSLPVVYVGSLIRLKQFLQVMVDAARSSLSQNSMPLPPWRSLAYLQAKWQSPHQRDFNPDEQNITTTYSLDHKQCRGHLKRLQSSLHSEVEAERFLNPINSDNTRWLKLERRRHFSLRAL, from the exons ATGGAGTTGTTGTGCACGACGACGACGGCGACTGCCGCGGGGGATTTGTGGGCCAGGGGCATAGGTGGAGGGTTCAGCCACGAGAGCGAGCACGATTTGGCTCTCATGGTCAGCgattttttggaaaatggcaGTGCTGGCACCGATTCTCTCTGTAGCAGCGACTCCGATTCCGGTTTCTCCGATCTGGCTCACCTCGCCGACAAAATTTCg TTTTACAAGCGTTCTGTGCCTCAGTATGAGATGGACCTGACATTGGTGGTTCATTCTTTAATTCTATCAATCAAAGAGACAGATCTTCATGCTGTGAAGTCAGACCAGTGTAATGCCAGTTGCATCAGGTTTGTTCTGGTCAAACTCTTGAGACTTTCGGGCTATGATGCTGCGGTGTGTTCCACGAGGTGGCAGGGTAGTGGCAAGGTCCCCGGAG GCGATCATGAATACATTGATGTGGTCAACTACAATACTGCTGGGAGCTCTGAGCGTTTGATAATTGACATTGACTTCCGAAGCTACTTTGAAATTGCTCGGGCTGTTGATTCTTACGatagaatattaaaatcaCTTCCAGTTGTTTATGTGGGCTCTTTGATAAGGTTGAAACAGTTTCTCCAAGTTATGGTTGATGCTGCTAGATCTTCTCTAAGTCAAAACTCAATGCCTCTTCCTCCATGGAGATCTCTTGCTTATTTGCAAGCCAAGTGGCAATCACCGCACCAAAGAGATTTTAATCCAGATGAACAGAATATCACCACCACTTATTCTCTTGACCATAAACAGTGCAGAGGACATTTAAAGAGGCTGCAGTCCTCGCTTCATTCTGAAGTGGAAGCAGAGCGGTTTTTGAACCCCATAAACAGTGATAATACCCGTTGGTTGAAGCTTGAGAGGCGTCGGCATTTCTCGTTGAGAGCTCTTTGA
- the LOC102627011 gene encoding DNA replication complex GINS protein PSF2, translating into MAGQSDPHVSLFSPPEVEFMAEDELVEIVPNMRMDPLNFICGDFGPFYPQIPVKVPLWLAAALKKRGKCTIRPPQWMSIENLTKVLEGEREDRGTFQAVPFHYIEISRLLFDHARDDIPDIYMVRSLIEDIRDVRLHKIETNLEKFSATSAVKIAHLSAMEVNVVRPFVVRALQAFYKHDNPVLLVDLDSVSDRQSHVTRQRQLPNNAQKQPLKRR; encoded by the exons atggcCGGCCAATCTGATCCTCACGTCTCTCTGTTTTCTCCACCAGAG GTTGAGTTTATGGCGGAAGATGAATTGGTGGAGATTGTGCCGAATATGAGAATGGATCCTCTAAATTTTATCTGT GGTGATTTTGGTCCCTTTTACCCCCAAATACCGGTCAAAGTGCCATTGTGGCTTGCGGCTGCGTTGAAGAAGAGAGGGAAATGCACAATTCGGCCACCTCAATGGATGTCAATTG AAAATTTAACAAAGGTTTTGGAAGGAGAAAGAGAAGATCGAGGGACATTTCAGGCTGTGCCTTTCCATTACATCGAGATCTCTAGACTTCTTTTTGACCA TGCACGTGATGACATTCCTGATATTTATATG GTGAGGTCCCTTATTGAGGACATCAGGGATGTACGACTGCATAAAATTGAGACGAACTTAGAGAAATTTAGTGCTACATCTGCAGTGAAG ATTGCCCATCTGTCTGCAATGGAAGTGAATGTAGTTCGTCCATTTGTTGTGAGAGCCCTACAGGCTTTCTATAAGCATGATAATCCAGTACTGCTGGTGGATTTAGATAGTGTATCTGATAGACAGTCACACGTAACTAGACAGCGACAATTGCCTAATAATGCACAAAAA CAACCTCTGAAGCGACGGTAG
- the LOC102626726 gene encoding triosephosphate isomerase, cytosolic has translation MGRKFFVGGNWKCNGTPEEVKKIVSVLNEGQVPSSDVVEVVVSPPFLFLGLVKSSLRPDFHVAAQNCWVKKGGAFTGEISAEMLVNLGIPWVILGHSERRLILNESNEFVGDKVAYALSQGLKVIACVGETLEQREAGSTMDVVAAQTKAIADRVSSWSNIVLAYEPVWAIGTGKVATPAQAQEVHFELRKWLFANTSPEIAAATRIIYGGSVNGANCKELAAQPDVDGFLVGGASLKPEFIDIIKSAELK, from the exons ATGGGCAGGAAGTTCTTCGTCGGCGGTAACTGGAAATGC AATGGAACACCTGAAGAAGTGAAAAAGATAGTGAGCGTACTCAATGAAGGTCAAGTTCCATCTTCTGATGTCGTTG AGGTCGTTGTTAGCCCTCCGTTTCTGTTTCTTGGACTGGtgaagagttcgttgaggcctGATTTTCATGTTGCGGCACAGAATTGCTGGGTCAAGAAGGGAGGTGCTTTCACCGGTGAGATTAG TGCGGAAATGCTCGTCAATTTGGGTATTCCTTGGGTCATTCTTGGTCATTCTGAAAGGAGACTCATTTTGAATGAATCAAATGAG tttgtTGGGGATAAGGTTGCATATGCACTTTCTCAAGGTTTGAAGGTGATTGCTTGTGTTGGTGAGACACTTGAGCAGCGTGAAGCAGGATCTACTATGGATGTTGTTGCTGCACAAACTAAAGCAATCGCAG ATCGAGTCTCAAGCTGGTCAAACATTGTTTTGGCCTATGAACCTGTGTGGGCTATTGGAACTGGGAAGGTTGCCACTCCAGCGCAGGCTCAAGAA GTACATTTTGAACTGAGGAAATGGCTTTTTGCAAACACCAGTCCTGAAATTGCTGCAGCAACACGGATCATCTACGGAG GATCCGTAAATGGTGCAAACTGCAAGGAATTGGCTGCACAGCCTGATGTTGACGGATTTTTGGTTGGTGGTGCTTCGTTGAAG cCGGAGTTCATTGACATCATCAAATCTGCTGAGCTGAAGTAA
- the LOC102626042 gene encoding receptor-like cytoplasmic kinase 176 isoform X1, producing MGSCFSAETDSPLPNGANSKCSRKDGNGTSGSSSRVSSVSVVPRTEGEILLGSNIKSFSFNGLKTATRNFRPDSVLGEGGFGCVFKGWIDEHTYAPARPGTGMVIAVKRLNQESLQGHLEWLTEIKHLGQLYHPNLVKLIGYCLEDDHRLLVYEFMPKGSLENHLFRTGASYIQPLSWTIRMKVALGAAKGLAYLHSDKAKVIYRDFKTSNILLDLNYNAKLSDFGLAKDGPTGSQSHVSTRVMGTYGYAAPEYMATGHLTAKSDVYSFGVVLLEMLSGRRVIDKNRPSREHNLIEWAKPYLQSKRRIFQVMDARIEGQYSLGAALKTAVLAIKCLSNEPKFRPTMDEVVKALEQIQDTNDAGVSRDESLQNSDRSTYKRKGLNENGQGKASVHHRPSERR from the exons ATGGGTTCTTGCTTCAGCGCTGAAACTGACAGTCCTCTTCCCAATG GGGCAAATTCAAAATGCAGCAGAAAAGACGGAAATGGTACTAGTGGGTCAAGCAGCAGGGTCTCATCTGTCTCAGTGGTTCCTCGGACAGAGGGTGAGATCTTGCTAGGCTCTAACATAAAGAGTTTCAGCTTCAATGGACTCAAAACAGCCACCAGGAACTTCCGTCCAGATAGTGTTTTGGGTGAAGGTGGATTTGGTTGTGTCTTTAAGGGGTGGATTGATGAGCATACATATGCACCGGCCAGGCCTGGGACTGGCATGGTTATAGCTGTGAAGAGGCTTAATCAAGAGAGTCTGCAGGGTCATCTGGAATGGTTG ACAGAAATCAAACACCTGGGACAATTGTATCATCCTAATCTTGTAAAATTGATCGGCTATTGCTTAGAGGATGACCACCGGCTTCTGGTGTATGAATTTATGCCCAAGGGCAGCTTAGAAAATCATCTATTTAGAA CAGGAGCCTCTTACATTCAACCGCTTTCGTGGACCATTCGCATGAAGGTTGCCCTTGGTGCTGCCAAGGGTCTAGCCTATCTTCATAGTGATAAAGCAAAAGTGATATATCGAGACTTCAAAACTTCCAACATCCTGCTTGATTTA aACTACAATGCTAAACTCTCTGATTTTGGGTTGGCCAAGGATGGACCGACAGGGAGCCAAAGCCATGTCTCCACAAGAGTCATGGGTACTTATGGGTATGCAGCTCCAGAATATATGGCCACAG GACATCTAACCGCGAAAAGCGATGTGTACAGTTTTGGGGTTGTTCTCCTCGAAATGTTAAGCGGTAGACGAGTAATTGACAAGAACAGACCATCTagagaacataatttaattgaatggGCCAAACCTTACCTTCAAAGCAAACGCAGAATTTTCCAAGTTATGGATGCTCGTATTGAAGGCCAGTACTCACTTGGTGCAGCACTAAAAACAGCTGTACTAGCAATCAAATGCCTATCAAATGAACCAAAGTTCAGGCCTACCATGGATGAGGTGGTAAAAGCATTGGAACAAATTCAAGATACCAATGATGCAGGTGTCTCTCGAGATGAATCCCTCCAGAATTCTGATCGCAGTACATACAAAAGAAAAGGTCTCAATGAAAATGGCCAAGGCAAAGCTAGCGTTCATCATAGGCCATCTGAGAGGAGATAG
- the LOC102626042 gene encoding receptor-like cytoplasmic kinase 176 isoform X2 has translation MGSCFSAETDSPLPNGANSKCSRKDGNGTSGSSSRVSSVSVVPRTEGEILLGSNIKSFSFNGLKTATRNFRPDSVLGEGGFGCVFKGWIDEHTYAPARPGTGMVIAVKRLNQESLQGHLEWLTEIKHLGQLYHPNLVKLIGYCLEDDHRLLVYEFMPKGSLENHLFRRASYIQPLSWTIRMKVALGAAKGLAYLHSDKAKVIYRDFKTSNILLDLNYNAKLSDFGLAKDGPTGSQSHVSTRVMGTYGYAAPEYMATGHLTAKSDVYSFGVVLLEMLSGRRVIDKNRPSREHNLIEWAKPYLQSKRRIFQVMDARIEGQYSLGAALKTAVLAIKCLSNEPKFRPTMDEVVKALEQIQDTNDAGVSRDESLQNSDRSTYKRKGLNENGQGKASVHHRPSERR, from the exons ATGGGTTCTTGCTTCAGCGCTGAAACTGACAGTCCTCTTCCCAATG GGGCAAATTCAAAATGCAGCAGAAAAGACGGAAATGGTACTAGTGGGTCAAGCAGCAGGGTCTCATCTGTCTCAGTGGTTCCTCGGACAGAGGGTGAGATCTTGCTAGGCTCTAACATAAAGAGTTTCAGCTTCAATGGACTCAAAACAGCCACCAGGAACTTCCGTCCAGATAGTGTTTTGGGTGAAGGTGGATTTGGTTGTGTCTTTAAGGGGTGGATTGATGAGCATACATATGCACCGGCCAGGCCTGGGACTGGCATGGTTATAGCTGTGAAGAGGCTTAATCAAGAGAGTCTGCAGGGTCATCTGGAATGGTTG ACAGAAATCAAACACCTGGGACAATTGTATCATCCTAATCTTGTAAAATTGATCGGCTATTGCTTAGAGGATGACCACCGGCTTCTGGTGTATGAATTTATGCCCAAGGGCAGCTTAGAAAATCATCTATTTAGAA GAGCCTCTTACATTCAACCGCTTTCGTGGACCATTCGCATGAAGGTTGCCCTTGGTGCTGCCAAGGGTCTAGCCTATCTTCATAGTGATAAAGCAAAAGTGATATATCGAGACTTCAAAACTTCCAACATCCTGCTTGATTTA aACTACAATGCTAAACTCTCTGATTTTGGGTTGGCCAAGGATGGACCGACAGGGAGCCAAAGCCATGTCTCCACAAGAGTCATGGGTACTTATGGGTATGCAGCTCCAGAATATATGGCCACAG GACATCTAACCGCGAAAAGCGATGTGTACAGTTTTGGGGTTGTTCTCCTCGAAATGTTAAGCGGTAGACGAGTAATTGACAAGAACAGACCATCTagagaacataatttaattgaatggGCCAAACCTTACCTTCAAAGCAAACGCAGAATTTTCCAAGTTATGGATGCTCGTATTGAAGGCCAGTACTCACTTGGTGCAGCACTAAAAACAGCTGTACTAGCAATCAAATGCCTATCAAATGAACCAAAGTTCAGGCCTACCATGGATGAGGTGGTAAAAGCATTGGAACAAATTCAAGATACCAATGATGCAGGTGTCTCTCGAGATGAATCCCTCCAGAATTCTGATCGCAGTACATACAAAAGAAAAGGTCTCAATGAAAATGGCCAAGGCAAAGCTAGCGTTCATCATAGGCCATCTGAGAGGAGATAG
- the LOC102626042 gene encoding receptor-like cytoplasmic kinase 176 isoform X3, translated as MLYMALISIGANSKCSRKDGNGTSGSSSRVSSVSVVPRTEGEILLGSNIKSFSFNGLKTATRNFRPDSVLGEGGFGCVFKGWIDEHTYAPARPGTGMVIAVKRLNQESLQGHLEWLTEIKHLGQLYHPNLVKLIGYCLEDDHRLLVYEFMPKGSLENHLFRTGASYIQPLSWTIRMKVALGAAKGLAYLHSDKAKVIYRDFKTSNILLDLNYNAKLSDFGLAKDGPTGSQSHVSTRVMGTYGYAAPEYMATGHLTAKSDVYSFGVVLLEMLSGRRVIDKNRPSREHNLIEWAKPYLQSKRRIFQVMDARIEGQYSLGAALKTAVLAIKCLSNEPKFRPTMDEVVKALEQIQDTNDAGVSRDESLQNSDRSTYKRKGLNENGQGKASVHHRPSERR; from the exons ATG CTATATATGGCTTTGATATCTATAGGGGCAAATTCAAAATGCAGCAGAAAAGACGGAAATGGTACTAGTGGGTCAAGCAGCAGGGTCTCATCTGTCTCAGTGGTTCCTCGGACAGAGGGTGAGATCTTGCTAGGCTCTAACATAAAGAGTTTCAGCTTCAATGGACTCAAAACAGCCACCAGGAACTTCCGTCCAGATAGTGTTTTGGGTGAAGGTGGATTTGGTTGTGTCTTTAAGGGGTGGATTGATGAGCATACATATGCACCGGCCAGGCCTGGGACTGGCATGGTTATAGCTGTGAAGAGGCTTAATCAAGAGAGTCTGCAGGGTCATCTGGAATGGTTG ACAGAAATCAAACACCTGGGACAATTGTATCATCCTAATCTTGTAAAATTGATCGGCTATTGCTTAGAGGATGACCACCGGCTTCTGGTGTATGAATTTATGCCCAAGGGCAGCTTAGAAAATCATCTATTTAGAA CAGGAGCCTCTTACATTCAACCGCTTTCGTGGACCATTCGCATGAAGGTTGCCCTTGGTGCTGCCAAGGGTCTAGCCTATCTTCATAGTGATAAAGCAAAAGTGATATATCGAGACTTCAAAACTTCCAACATCCTGCTTGATTTA aACTACAATGCTAAACTCTCTGATTTTGGGTTGGCCAAGGATGGACCGACAGGGAGCCAAAGCCATGTCTCCACAAGAGTCATGGGTACTTATGGGTATGCAGCTCCAGAATATATGGCCACAG GACATCTAACCGCGAAAAGCGATGTGTACAGTTTTGGGGTTGTTCTCCTCGAAATGTTAAGCGGTAGACGAGTAATTGACAAGAACAGACCATCTagagaacataatttaattgaatggGCCAAACCTTACCTTCAAAGCAAACGCAGAATTTTCCAAGTTATGGATGCTCGTATTGAAGGCCAGTACTCACTTGGTGCAGCACTAAAAACAGCTGTACTAGCAATCAAATGCCTATCAAATGAACCAAAGTTCAGGCCTACCATGGATGAGGTGGTAAAAGCATTGGAACAAATTCAAGATACCAATGATGCAGGTGTCTCTCGAGATGAATCCCTCCAGAATTCTGATCGCAGTACATACAAAAGAAAAGGTCTCAATGAAAATGGCCAAGGCAAAGCTAGCGTTCATCATAGGCCATCTGAGAGGAGATAG
- the LOC102625760 gene encoding uncharacterized protein LOC102625760: MTLLRQVISAPVAHAVVLSRSCLAVSVTPRRKLSVSSSSRAPRVDANVLLGMSEQELQKLAVDLGQQSYRGKQLHHLIYKRKVKEIENFIQLPQSFRNDLQEAGWTVGRLPIFRTVTAADGTVKLLIKLEDNRLIETVGIPVEDEKGPMRLTACVSSQVGCPLRCSFCATGKGGFSRNLSSHEIVGQVLAIEEIFKHRVTNVVFMGMGEPMLNLKSVLEAHRCLNKDVQIGQRMITISTVGVPNTIKKLASYKLQSTLAISLHAPNQKLRESIVPSAKSYPLEAIMKDCRDYFQETSRRVSFEYALLAGVNDQVEHAVELAELLHEWGRGHHVNLIPFNPIEGSDYQRPYKKAVLAFAGALESHKITTSIRQTRGLDASAACGQLRNEFQKSPLRIDSSNSSSESDIAVAS, from the exons ATGACTCTGCTTCGGCAAGTGATCTCTGCTCCCGTAGCACATGCGGTGGTGCTTTCTCGCTCCTGCCTTGCAGTTTCTGTGACCCCGCGGCGCAAGTTatctgtttcttcttcttcacgtGCCCCTCGCGTGGACGCCAACGTGCTCCTTGGCATGTCCGAGCAGGAGCTTCAAAAACTCGCCGTCGACCTCGGCCAG caAAGTTACAGAGGGAAGCAGCTTCATCATCTAATTTACAAAAGAAAGgtcaaagaaattgaaaattttattcaac TGCCTCAGTCCTTCAGAAATGATCTCCAAGAAGCTGGATGGACGGTTGGTCGCTTGCCGATTTTTCGCACGGTCACTGCAGCTGATGGAACTGTTAAA TTGCTAATAAAGCTGGAAGACAACAGATTGATTGAAACTGTTGGCATACCAGTTGAAGACGAGAAAGGTCCCATGCGTCTTACCGCTTGTGTGTCATCGCAG GTAGGTTGCCCATTGCGTTGTTCGTTTTGTGCCACTGGAAAGGGAGGATTTTCAAGAAATCTTTCAAGCCATGAAATTGTTGGGCAG GTGTTAGCAATTGAAGAGATCTTCAAGCATAGGGTGACAAACGTAGTGTTCATGGGAATGGGCGAGCCAATGTTGAACCTAAAGTCTGTGCTTGAAGCACATCGATGTTTGAATAAG GATGTGCAAATTGGACAAAGGATGATTACAATTTCCACTGTGGGGGTTCCGAACACAATTAAAAAGTTGGCCTCTTACAAACTTCAGTCAACATTGGCTATCAG CTTACATGCTCCAAACCAGAAACTGAGGGAATCAATTGTGCCAAGTGCAAAGTCCTATCCTCTTGAAGCAATCATGAAGGATTGCAGGGATTACTTCCAAGAAACGAGTCGACGGGTGTCCTTTGAGTATGCACTATTAG CTGGAGTCAATGATCAAGTAGAACATGCAGTAGAACTTGCAGAGCTACTTCATGAGTGGGGACGTGGTCATCATGTGAACCTCATACCCTTCAATCCAATAGAAGGATCTGATTATCAACGCCCTTACAAAAAGGCG GTGCTAGCATTTGCAGGTGCTCTGGAATCCCATAAAATTACCACTAGCATACGTCAGACAAGGGGACTGGATGCTAGTGCAGCATGTGGTCAGCTAAGAAATGAATTTCAGAAGAGTCCTTTGCGCATTGACTCTAGTAATTCAAGTTCTGAATCAGACATTGCTGTAGCTTCTTGA